In a genomic window of Brassica rapa cultivar Chiifu-401-42 chromosome A10, CAAS_Brap_v3.01, whole genome shotgun sequence:
- the LOC103847491 gene encoding uncharacterized protein LOC103847491, with protein sequence MCDDLEKPVISLKLLIDAKKNKVVFAEAGEDFVDILFSFLTLPMGTIVRLLKMHQKSKSVPIGCFNNIYASVASMAMKHFSTEASKQMLLYPGSLNHDKCQKTKLRIDDTQATKCFMCPMFVRSGQCSKGYSNFNTSRCSCGNLMSEVIQFQGEGGRASAGVFVRSASFMITDDLKVEVHSVLSTLKVLKELGYAADCDKLVEMILDINLQEVATLLECLFTSDSPLTDTFLKKKSSVGIKRMLSPPALSNEEEEGESESKGDQTITLNAYVRKKEGNIMYVECGEDFVDLLFTFLALPLESVWGISGKGIILGCVGNLCKSFKELSADGSGREAKCVIPHYYKCDQKQLLLDAVTTHKPPTYYRFVSFSANHFREYCLSDKSDKRLVYAWDKLLPVTCIDPKSEGNNNTADQSSGFVKKGTKFMVTDDLIITPSNAASVLGMLKDKQISLEDVECRVISMKQEEVIRLLRASLVTFSALSTGLLAMESDSTSAPESRFYKKPKIET encoded by the exons ATGTGTGATGATTTGGAGAAACCGGTGATAAGCTTGAAGCTACTCATAGATGCAAAGAAAAACAAAGTTGTATTCGCTGAAGCGGGTGAAGATTTCGTGGATATACTCTTTAGTTTCCTGACATTGCCAATGGGAACTATCGTTAGATTGCTTAAGATGCATCAGAAGTCAAAGTCAGTCCCCATCGGCTGTTTCAACAATATCTATGCTAGTGTAGCGAGTATGGCGATGAAGCATTTCAGTACCGAAGCTTCCAAACAGATGCTTCTCTACCCTGGGAGTTTGAATCACGACAAATGCCAAAAGACAAAGCTGAGGATAGATGATACACAGGCTACTAAATGCTTCATGTGCCCTATGTTTGTGCGAAGCGGGCAATGTAGCAAAGGGTATAGCAATTTCAACACCTCGAGGTGTAGCTGCGGGAATTTGATGAGTGAAGTCATTCAGTTCCAAGGAGAAGGAGGCAGAGCAAGTGCAGGAGTGTTTGTGAGGAGTGCTTCATTCATGATCACtgatgatttgaaagtggaagtCCACTCTGTTCTGTCTACCCTTAAAGTTCTTAAAGAGCTTGGCTACGCAGCAGATTGCGATAAGCTGGTTGAGATGATTCTTGACATCAATCTCCAAGAG GTAGCGACTTTGCTGGAGTGTTTGTTCACATCTGATTCTCCATTGACGGATACATTTCTGAAAAAGAAAAGCTCAGTCGGTATTAAGAGGATGCTGAGTCCTCCTGCCTTGagcaatgaagaagaagaaggagaaagtGAATCAAAAGGTGATCAAACGATAACGCTGAATGCATATGTGAGGAAGAAGGAAGGAAACATCATGTACGTTGAGTGTGGTGAAGATTTTGTTGATCTTCTTTTCACTTTTCTTGCGCTGCCTCTAGAGTCTGTATGGGGAATATCTGGAAAGGGAATCATCCTTGGATGCGTTGGAAACTTGTGCAAAAGCTTCAAGGAGCTGAGTGCTGATGGTTCCGGAAGAGAAGCTAAGTGTGTTATACCTCATTACTACAAGTGCGATCAGAAGCAGCTGCTGCTTGATGCTGTCACTACACATAAGCCACCAACTTACTACCGCTTTGTTTCCTTCTCTGCGAATCATTTTAGAGAGTACTGTTTGAGTGACAAGTCTGATAAGCGACTTGTGTATGCTTGGGATAAACTCTTGCCTGTGACTTGTATAGATCCCAAATCGGAAGGAAATAACAACACCGCTGATCAGTCAAGTGGGTTTGTGAAGAAAGGGACAAAGTTCATGGTGACAGATGATCTCATCATTACTCCTTCCAACGCAGCCTCAGTCTTGGGAATGCTTAAAGATAAACAGATCAGCCTAGAGGATGTCGAATGTCGAGTTATCAGTATGAAACAAGAAGAG GTGATCAGATTATTGAGAGCTTCATTAGTGACGTTTTCTGCCTTGAGCACTGGTCTTCTGGCTATGGAATCAGATTCAACAAGTGCTCCTGAGAGTCGATTCTATAAGAAGCCTAAGATTGAGACTTGA
- the LOC103847492 gene encoding LOW QUALITY PROTEIN: uncharacterized protein LOC103847492 (The sequence of the model RefSeq protein was modified relative to this genomic sequence to represent the inferred CDS: substituted 1 base at 1 genomic stop codon): protein MADEMSEEPKITLRLIIDEAKNKVVLAEACRDFVDVLFSLMTLPMGTIVGLLKKHQNSEIGCFSNLYKSVADMSIDSFMTGACKQMLLKPRSVKEAYCKRLKLNLNPTDDHLKYFKCPSFSSCNMCSDFSGSDCACGRLMIHXIELTEEEEDEIQNDVDGVFVSGRSSFIITDDLKVSVDSTGLVLKTLNSLGCSDVSNLGEQLLDIGLNEIMCLLECVFSSNTPLTDALLKKQSPQDMTNMHKLSTPSCLETKTDVSESEFTIDAIVRKQDMKILYVECGEDFVDLLFSFLAVPLEYVCDTSLGCIGNLRGSFKDLTVVDKRKEGLASEGVLLPHYYKLQKQLSVITTEEAPVYYRYRNSNPRQPDYSLTTDYDRTPLYRKDRIVQVTVIDPKSHGRVHRHQSENGSGFVKRGTRFTVSDDLMITPRGCLSTSMCFLKKYEIKADDVDVQVIRICEEEVNIYFFL from the exons ATGGCTGATGAAATGTCAGAGGAACCAAAGATTACGTTGAGGCTTATTATTGATGAAGCAAAGAACAAGGTCGTTTTGGCCGAGGCTTGTAGAGATTTTGTTGATGTTCTCTTCAGCCTAATGACACTGCCAATGGGCACCATTGTCGGATTGCTTAAGAAGCATCAAAATTCCGAGATTGGATGTTTCAGCAACCTCTACAAAAGTGTTGCGGACATGAGCATTGACAGTTTCATGACTGGAGCTTGTAAGCAGATGTTGCTTAAACCAAGGAGCGTGAAGGAGGCCTATTGCAAAAGGCTTAAGCTCAACCTAAACCCAACTGATGACCACCTCAAGTACTTTAAGTGCCCTTCTTTCTCAAGCTGCAACATGTGCAGTGATTTTAGTGGCTCTGATTGCGCTTGCGGAAGGTTGATGATCCACTAAATCGAGttgactgaagaagaagaagatgagatacAAAATGATGTTGATGGAGTATTTGTAAGCGGCAGGTCTTCCTTCATCATCACCGACGACTTGAAAGTGTCTGTTGATTCTACTGGTCTTGTCTTGAAAACTCTCAACAGTCTAGGCTGTTCAGATGTTAGTAACCTTGGGGAACAGCTTCTTGATATTGGTCTCAACGAG ATTATGTGTCTTCTTGAGTGTGTCTTCTCCTCAAATACTCCCTTGACAGACGCTCTCTTGAAGAAGCAAAGTCCACAAGACATGACAAACATGCACAAACTGTCGACTCCATCATGCCTGGAGACAAAAACAGACGTATCAGAATCAGAATTTACTATCGATGCCATAGTGAGGAAACAGGACATGAAGATTCTATATGTTGAGTGTGGAGAAGACTTTGttgatcttctcttcagttTTCTCGCTGTCCCTCTTGAGTATGTATGCGATACCAGTTTGGGATGCATCGGAAACTTACGTGGAAGCTTCAAGGATCTGACTGTTGTTGATAAAAGGAAAGAAGGGCTAGCTTCCGAAGGTGTGTTGCTTCCTCATTACTATAAATTGCAGAAGCAGTTGTCTGTGATCACAACTGAAGAAGCACCAGTTTACTACCGTTACAGGAATTCCAATCCACGCCAGCCTGACTACAGCTTGACCACAGATTATGATCGGACTCCGCTGTATCGGAAGGACAGAATAGTTCAGGTGACTGTGATTGATCCAAAGTCTCACGGCAGAGTTCATCGTCATCAGTCGGAGAATGGAAGTGGGTTTGTGAAGAGAGGAACAAGGTTTACAGTTTCAGATGATCTGATGATCACACCTAGGGGTTGCTTGAGCACATCAATGTGCTTTCTGAAGAAGTATGAGATTAAGGCAGATGATGTGGATGTTCAAGTGATAAGAATCTGTGAAGAAGAGGTTAACATTTACTTCTTCCTCTAG
- the LOC103847493 gene encoding E3 ubiquitin-protein ligase HAKAI homolog, translating into MLQIRLRRDSPTDTSNGPRASPTDSVTVACPDHLVLADLPVAKGIGSVTPTTVIKPVGRRSRRQLGERVHFCVRCDFPIAIYGRLNPCDHAFCLECARSDSICYLCDERIQKIQTIKMMEGIFICAAPHCLRSFLKKPDFESHVHHLHSTLLQPDPDKDDANDSDFQTTKLQSSASESTLRGPLRSHQQPLLHRSASLSKPQLQSYPAETDNSRPPGFETASPKPGIRFPDYPPPINMMQPPPPSMPIPMNQNPGLPQQFGFPPYPTTDGSSQQFYSGPPFEMARPEGSGGSEQGSALGYQQQPAPMMNLSFQGSYPPQSSWNAGMAPPQTTQQVNRGRDGQGFGWQQENRDGFGQE; encoded by the exons atgcTTCAGATTCGGCTAAGGAGGGATTCTCCCACCGATACTAGTAACGGTCCCAGAGCTTCTCCCACTGATTCTGTGACGGTTGCCTGTCCCGACCATCTCGTCCTCGCCGATCTCCCTGTCGCCAAAGGGATCGGTTCTGTGACTCCCACCACCGTAATAAAGCCCGTCGGACGCCGTTCACGCAGGCAGCTAGGAGAGAGGGTTCATTTCTGCGTCCGTTGCGATTTCCCCATTGCAATCTATGGCCGCCTg AATCCTTGTGATCATGCCTTTTGCCTCGAATGTGCTCGTAGTGATTCCATTTGCTACCT ATGTGATGAACGGATTCAAAAGATTCAGACTATCAAGATGATGGAAGGCATCTTCATCTGTGCTGCTCCTCACTGCCTCAGGTCTTTCCTCAAGAAGCCTGACTTCGAATCCCATGTCCATCACCTCCACTCCACCCTCTTACAACCCGATCCTGATAAAGACGATGCCAACGACTCTGACTTTCAGACCACAAAGCTCCAATCTTCTGCTTCTGAATCCACTTTGCGAGGTCCCTTGAGATCCCACCAACAGCCTTTACTCCACAGGTCAGCTTCCTTGTCAAAGCCACAACTGCAGAGTTACCCTGCAGAGACCGACAACTCTCGTCCTCCCGGTTTCGAAACCGCTAGTCCTAAACCTGGAATCCGGTTCCCAGACTACCCTCCGCCTATCAATATGATGCAACCACCACCACCCAGCATGCCCATTCCCATGAATCAAAACCCGGGTCTGCCTCAGCAGTTTGGTTTTCCGCCTTATCCAACAACTGATGGCTCGTCTCAGCAATTCTACAGCGGTCCACCTTTTGAAATGGCAAGACCAGAAGGCAGCGGGGGGTCAGAACAAGGTTCAGCGCTCGGGTATCAGCAGCAGCCTGCACCAATGATGAATCTGAGTTTCCAAGGATCTTATCCTCCTCAGTCTTCGTGGAATGCCGGTATGGCACCGCCTCAGACGACTCAGCAGGTTAACAGGGGTAGAGATGGGCAAGGTTTCGGGTGGCAACAAGAGAACCGTGATGGCTTTGGGCAGGAGTAA
- the LOC103847495 gene encoding protein OCTOPUS-like has product MNPSTDQVPVAAEELAPPSQPHRLSTSCDAHPDERFSGFCPSCLCERLSVLDHNGAPPQPSSSSRKPPTISTAALKALFKPSSGNNNNNASGNGRVRGGFFPELRRSKSFSAKNNEGLSGGLEPQRRSCDVRLREENRNLSTKEEEARKSSVSEAVVEVTEEENGSQSEIVNEIIEEKSVEEEEKPMKEYMDLYPPTKKPSLAGSFFSAASVFSKKLQKWRHKHKIKKPRGSQVQLPVEKANRGQPRDTQSEIADYGFGRRSSDTDPRFSLDAGRISVDEPRASWDGHLIGRTALPPTARVPPPPSMLSVVENAAPMQNPVVEGESDPIIIIPGGTSQTRDYYTEAPSRRRKSLDRSNSIKKAVEVKSVVSSNSRVSPAESYSVENQHADKKSSRRWAKWSMFGFIYRKGVSKDEEDDSYSRSNSTGMVERSFSQSWPELRNEGGGVGPKMRRSNSNVSWRSSGGGSSRNNKSWRNSSKDADNGMLRFYLTPSWRNGGSGGSGWEKTAARANSHGHSIARRVMRLY; this is encoded by the coding sequence ATGAATCCCTCCACCGACCAAGTCCCCGTCGCCGCAGAGGAACTAGCTCCGCCGTCTCAACCGCATCGCCTATCCACATCCTGCGATGCTCACCCAGACGAGCGTTTTTCCGGTTTCTGCCCTTCGTGTCTCTGCGAACGTCTCTCGGTCTTAGATCACAACGGCGCTCCGCCGCAGCCGTCGTCATCTTCCCGGAAACCACCCACCATCTCCACCGCAGCATTGAAAGCTCTCTTCAAGCCCTCCAGtggtaacaacaacaacaacgccAGTGGAAACGGCCGGGTGCGAGGAGGTTTCTTCCCGGAGCTCCGGCGAAGCAAATCGTTTTCAGCAAAGAACAACGAGGGATTGTCCGGAGGGTTAGAGCCGCAGCGTCGGTCTTGCGACGTGAGGCTTCGTGAAGAAAACAGAAACCTTTCCACGAAAGAAGAGGAGGCTAGGAAGTCTAGCGTGAGTGAGGCAGTTGTGGAGGTGACTGAGGAAGAAAATGGAAGCCAGTCTGAGATTGTGAAtgaaattatagaggaaaaaagcgttgaggaggaggagaagccaATGAAGGAGTACATGGATCTGTATCCGCCGACAAAGAAGCCCTCCTTGGCCGGTAGCTTCTTTTCGGCGGCCTCTGTTTTCAGCAAGAAGCTCCAGAAATGGAGGCACAAGCACAAGATCAAGAAGCCACGTGGCAGCCAAGTACAGTTGCCGGTTGAGAAGGCGAACAGAGGACAGCCTAGGGATACGCAGTCGGAGATCGCCGATTACGGATTCGGCCGGAGATCTAGCGACACTGACCCTAGATTCTCCCTCGACGCCGGTCGCATTTCGGTGGACGAGCCAAGAGCGTCGTGGGATGGGCATTTGATCGGCAGGACGGCGTTACCGCCGACGGCTAGGGTTCCTCCACCGCCGTCGATGCTATCAGTCGTGGAGAACGCGGCGCCAATGCAGAATCCTGTTGTGGAAGGAGAATCCGACCCGATAATCATAATCCCAGGTGGAACGAGCCAAACCCGAGACTACTACACGGAAGCTCCGTCGAGGAGGCGGAAGAGCCTCGACAGATCCAATTCAATTAAAAAAGCAGTGGAGGTCAAATCGGTGGTGTCGTCGAATTCGAGGGTTTCTCCGGCAGAGTCATACTCCGTGGAGAATCAGCATGCTGATAAGAAATCTTCCAGACGATGGGCAAAATGGAGCATGTTTGGTTTTATCTACAGGAAAGGTGTTAGCAAGGACGAGGAAGATGATAGCTATAGCCGTTCCAACAGCACCGGAATGGTGGAGAGATCTTTCTCCCAATCATGGCCGGAGCTGAGGAACGAAGGAGGAGGAGTAGGACCCAAGATGAGGAGGAGTAACAGCAATGTGAGCTGGAGGAGCTCCGGGGGAGGATCGTCCAGGAATAATAAGAGTTGGAGGAATTCTTCCAAGGATGCAGACAACGGAATGTTGAGGTTTTATTTGACACCGAGTTGGAGGAATGGCGGCAGTGGTGGCAGTGGCTGGGAGAAGACTGCGGCCAGGGCAAATAGTCACGGTCACTCTATAGCCAGGAGAGTCATGAGGCTCTATTGA
- the LOC103847494 gene encoding protein NRT1/ PTR FAMILY 8.2 isoform X1: MELLTFTRNQQTRIKQEPGKLADSFSVMPFCWLHKINQTGLFLSFDFMKLAVTECCERLAYYGMSTNLVNYIEKHLSMGNVAASNSVTNWSGTCYATPLIGAFLADAYLGRYWTIASFVVIYICGMTLLTLSASVPGLTPTCHGENCHATEFQIAITFVALYLIALGTGGIKPCVSSFGADQFDDTDEEEKESKSSFFNWFYFVINVGAMFASSVLVWIQMNVGWGWGFGVPTVAMAVAVLLFFAGSKFYRLQKPGGSPITRMLQVIVASFRKSKVRVPEDAALLYEIHDAESSIQGSRKLEHTPKLTFFDKAAVETETDENKEAAKSGWKLCTVTQVEELKALISLLPVWASGIVFAAVYSQMSTVFVLQGNTMDQSMGPNFTIPSASLALFDILSVLFWTPVYDQLIVPLARKFTGHERGFTQLQRIGIGLLISIFSMVSAGILEVARLRYVRTHNLYDAKVVPMSIFWQVPQYFFVGCAEVFTFIGQLEFFYDQAPDAMRSLCSALALTTVALGNYLSTLLVTVVTKVTTTGGRAGWIADNLNRGHLDYYYWLLAVLSFLNFLVYLWIAKSYTYKKATGHAL, from the exons ATGGAACTCTTGACATTCACAAGAAACCAGCAAACAAGAATAAAACAGGAACCTGGAAAGCTTGCAGATTCATTCTCGGTAATGCCTTTTTGTTGGTTACATAAAATTAACCAAACCGGCTTATTTCTGAGTTTTGATTTTATGAAACTGGCAGTGACTGAGTGTTGTGAAAGATTGGCTTACTATGGAATGAGTACAAACTTGGTGAACTATATAGAGAAACATCTCAGTATGGGAAACGTAGCAGCTTCCAACAGTGTCACAAACTGGTCGGGAACATGTTACGCCACTCCTTTGATCGGTGCTTTTCTCGCCGATGCTTACCTCGGTCGTTACTGGACCATCGCTTCCTTCGTCGTCATCTACATTTGC GGAATGACGCTATTGACATTATCAGCTTCGGTTCCTGGTCTAACACCAACCTGTCACGGTGAAAACTGCCACGCAACCGAGTTTCAAATCGCGATCACGTTCGTAGCGCTCTACCTGATCGCACTCGGGACAGGAGGGATCAAGCCATGTGTTTCCTCCTTTGGTGCTGATCAGTTTGACGACACAGACGAAGAGGAGAAAGAGTCCAAGAGCTCTTTCTTCAACTGGTTCTACTTTGTGATCAACGTTGGTGCAATGTTCGCTTCCTCTGTCCTCGTTTGGATCCAGATGAATGTTGGTTGGGGCTGGGGTTTCGGAGTTCCCACTGTCGCCATGGCGGTCGCTGTCCTATTGTTCTTCGCCGGAAGCAAATTCTATAGGCTTCAGAAACCAGGAGGAAGTCCCATCACAAGAATGCTTCAAGTCATCGTTGCTTCTTTCAGAAAATCAAAAGTGAGAGTCCCTGAAGATGCAGCTCTTCTCTACGAGATACACGACGCTGAAAGCAGTATCCAAGGAAGCCGCAAGCTCGAACACACCCCTAAACTAAC ATTCTTTGACAAAGCAGCAGTAGAGACAGAGACTGATGAGAACAAAGAAGCAGCCAAATCGGGATGGAAGCTATGCACAGTGACGCAAGTAGAAGAGCTCAAAGCACTGATCAGTCTCTTACCGGTTTGGGCCTCAGGGATCGTCTTTGCTGCTGTTTATAGCCAAATGAGTACAGTCTTTGTGCTTCAAGGCAACACTATGGACCAAAGCATGGGACCTAACTTCACTATCCCTTCCGCATCACTCGCCTTATTCGACATTCTCAGTGTCCTCTTCTGGACACCTGTCTATGACCAGCTCATCGTTCCCCTCGCCCGGAAGTTCACCGGCCATGAACGTGGCTTCACCCAGCTTCAACGTATAGGAATCGGACTTTTAATCTCTATATTCTCAATGGTCTCTGCCGGAATCCTAGAGGTGGCGAGGTTACGCTACGTGCGAACTCACAATCTCTACGATGCAAAAGTGGTTCCAATGTCGATATTCTGGCAAGTTCCTCAGTATTTTTTCGTAGGTTGCGCTGAGGTGTTCACGTTCATAGGGCAGCTGGAGTTCTTCTACGACCAAGCACCTGATGCGATGAGGAGTCTTTGCTCGGCTTTGGCGCTGACGACGGTGGCGTTAGGGAACTATCTAAGCACGCTGCTGGTGACGGTGGTTACTAAAGTGACGACGACGGGTGGAAGAGCAGGATGGATAGCAGATAACCTGAACAGAGGTCATCTTGATTACTACTATTGGTTATTGGCTGTTTTGAGTTTCTTGAATTTCCTCGTCTACCTTTGGATTGCCAAATCCTACACTTACAAGAAAGCCACAGGCCATGCTCTCTAA
- the LOC103847494 gene encoding protein NRT1/ PTR FAMILY 8.2 isoform X2 yields the protein MDSEYTQDGTLDIHKKPANKNKTGTWKACRFILVTECCERLAYYGMSTNLVNYIEKHLSMGNVAASNSVTNWSGTCYATPLIGAFLADAYLGRYWTIASFVVIYICGMTLLTLSASVPGLTPTCHGENCHATEFQIAITFVALYLIALGTGGIKPCVSSFGADQFDDTDEEEKESKSSFFNWFYFVINVGAMFASSVLVWIQMNVGWGWGFGVPTVAMAVAVLLFFAGSKFYRLQKPGGSPITRMLQVIVASFRKSKVRVPEDAALLYEIHDAESSIQGSRKLEHTPKLTFFDKAAVETETDENKEAAKSGWKLCTVTQVEELKALISLLPVWASGIVFAAVYSQMSTVFVLQGNTMDQSMGPNFTIPSASLALFDILSVLFWTPVYDQLIVPLARKFTGHERGFTQLQRIGIGLLISIFSMVSAGILEVARLRYVRTHNLYDAKVVPMSIFWQVPQYFFVGCAEVFTFIGQLEFFYDQAPDAMRSLCSALALTTVALGNYLSTLLVTVVTKVTTTGGRAGWIADNLNRGHLDYYYWLLAVLSFLNFLVYLWIAKSYTYKKATGHAL from the exons ATGGATAGTGAATATACACAAGATGGAACTCTTGACATTCACAAGAAACCAGCAAACAAGAATAAAACAGGAACCTGGAAAGCTTGCAGATTCATTCTCG TGACTGAGTGTTGTGAAAGATTGGCTTACTATGGAATGAGTACAAACTTGGTGAACTATATAGAGAAACATCTCAGTATGGGAAACGTAGCAGCTTCCAACAGTGTCACAAACTGGTCGGGAACATGTTACGCCACTCCTTTGATCGGTGCTTTTCTCGCCGATGCTTACCTCGGTCGTTACTGGACCATCGCTTCCTTCGTCGTCATCTACATTTGC GGAATGACGCTATTGACATTATCAGCTTCGGTTCCTGGTCTAACACCAACCTGTCACGGTGAAAACTGCCACGCAACCGAGTTTCAAATCGCGATCACGTTCGTAGCGCTCTACCTGATCGCACTCGGGACAGGAGGGATCAAGCCATGTGTTTCCTCCTTTGGTGCTGATCAGTTTGACGACACAGACGAAGAGGAGAAAGAGTCCAAGAGCTCTTTCTTCAACTGGTTCTACTTTGTGATCAACGTTGGTGCAATGTTCGCTTCCTCTGTCCTCGTTTGGATCCAGATGAATGTTGGTTGGGGCTGGGGTTTCGGAGTTCCCACTGTCGCCATGGCGGTCGCTGTCCTATTGTTCTTCGCCGGAAGCAAATTCTATAGGCTTCAGAAACCAGGAGGAAGTCCCATCACAAGAATGCTTCAAGTCATCGTTGCTTCTTTCAGAAAATCAAAAGTGAGAGTCCCTGAAGATGCAGCTCTTCTCTACGAGATACACGACGCTGAAAGCAGTATCCAAGGAAGCCGCAAGCTCGAACACACCCCTAAACTAAC ATTCTTTGACAAAGCAGCAGTAGAGACAGAGACTGATGAGAACAAAGAAGCAGCCAAATCGGGATGGAAGCTATGCACAGTGACGCAAGTAGAAGAGCTCAAAGCACTGATCAGTCTCTTACCGGTTTGGGCCTCAGGGATCGTCTTTGCTGCTGTTTATAGCCAAATGAGTACAGTCTTTGTGCTTCAAGGCAACACTATGGACCAAAGCATGGGACCTAACTTCACTATCCCTTCCGCATCACTCGCCTTATTCGACATTCTCAGTGTCCTCTTCTGGACACCTGTCTATGACCAGCTCATCGTTCCCCTCGCCCGGAAGTTCACCGGCCATGAACGTGGCTTCACCCAGCTTCAACGTATAGGAATCGGACTTTTAATCTCTATATTCTCAATGGTCTCTGCCGGAATCCTAGAGGTGGCGAGGTTACGCTACGTGCGAACTCACAATCTCTACGATGCAAAAGTGGTTCCAATGTCGATATTCTGGCAAGTTCCTCAGTATTTTTTCGTAGGTTGCGCTGAGGTGTTCACGTTCATAGGGCAGCTGGAGTTCTTCTACGACCAAGCACCTGATGCGATGAGGAGTCTTTGCTCGGCTTTGGCGCTGACGACGGTGGCGTTAGGGAACTATCTAAGCACGCTGCTGGTGACGGTGGTTACTAAAGTGACGACGACGGGTGGAAGAGCAGGATGGATAGCAGATAACCTGAACAGAGGTCATCTTGATTACTACTATTGGTTATTGGCTGTTTTGAGTTTCTTGAATTTCCTCGTCTACCTTTGGATTGCCAAATCCTACACTTACAAGAAAGCCACAGGCCATGCTCTCTAA